The Quercus robur chromosome 7, dhQueRobu3.1, whole genome shotgun sequence genome has a segment encoding these proteins:
- the LOC126691106 gene encoding glutathione S-transferase T3-like has translation MDSQNPFFLDILQDKEQGFESFDSKILMSTPPLDGNVHQSPPQVEMGQSTPPIAKKSTTKRSQWGNNFIVDEDSKLVSPWLNVSLDAVALTDQKHTTFWDRIWSIFHNDKKFNRSKDSLCSRWSTIQRETNKFCGYLAQIENQNESSKTEHDKIEDAKTMYKTNSKNAFQLEHCWRILRNEAKWLIQRDNLKVRTRQPATQSCHTFASSINLDEDNDEMNSDETLERPIGKKAENEKLKKRKNCDDVIPILSFQFDEIKEEKRRMHEEKKESMRIALEERRELMRIASEE, from the exons ATGGACTCACAAAATCCTTTCTTTCTTGACATTTTACAAGACAAGGAACAaggttttgagtcttttgataGTAAGATTTTGATGTCCACTCCGCCTTTAGATGGGAATGTCCATCAATCTCCACCCCAAGTTGAAATGGGACAATCTACACCCCCCATtgcaaaaaaatcaactactaAGAGAAGTCAATGGGGAAACAACTTCATTGTAGATGAAGATAGTAAGCTAGTGTCGCCGTGGCTCAATGTTAGCTTAGACGCTGTGGCATTGACAGACCAAAAACACACAACATTTTGGGATAGAATTTGGTCCATCTTTCACAATGACAAGAAATTTAACCGCTCCAAGGATTCTTTATGTAGTCGGTGGTCAACAATTCAAAGGGAGACCAACAAGTTTTGTGGATACTTGGCCCAAATTGAGAACCAGAATGAAAGTAGTAAAACTGAGCATGACAAG aTTGAAGATGCAAAAACTATGTATAAAACTAATAGCAAAAATGCATTTCAATTGGAACATTGTTGGAGAATTTTGAGGAATGAAGCTAAGTGGTTGATTCAAAGAGATAATTTGAAGGTCCGCACAAGACAGCCAGCCACACAATCTTGTCATACTTTTGCAAGCTCAATAAATCTAGATGAAGATAATGATGAGATGAACTCCGACGAAACCTTGGAGAGACCCATAGGCAAGAAGGCTgaaaatgagaaattaaaaaaaagaaagaattgtgaTGACGTGATCCCAATACTTTCCTTCCAATTTGACGAAATCAAGGAAGAAAAGAGGAGAATGCatgaagagaaaaaggaaagtatGCGCATAGCATTAGAAGAACGAAGAGAGTTAATGCGCATTGCATCCGAAGAATGA
- the LOC126691107 gene encoding uncharacterized protein LOC126691107, translating to MTTAIRMLAYGVLVDFMDEYLRIGEIITIKSLKKIVKAVVSIFSEEYLRPPNNNDIARLLAVGQHRGFSGMLWSIDCMYWKWKNCPSKWKGQYIGHTRDPTIILEIMASYDLWIWHAFFGLSGSHNDINVLEQSSVFSEFVEGRAPPVNYSINGNDYSMGYYLADGIYPSWATFVKTILAPQDRKRQHFASIQEAARKDVLEKFSNMGILYGFIS from the coding sequence ATGACCACCGCAATCAGAATGCTTGCTTATGGAGTGTTGGTTGATTTCATGGATGAATACTTAAGGATTGGAGAAATCATTACaataaaaagcttaaaaaaaattgttaaagcGGTAGTTTCAATCTTTTCTGAAGAGTACCTGAGGCCACCAAACAACAATGACATTGCAAGGTTGTTAGCAGTTGGCCAACATCGTGGATTTTCAGGAATGCTGTGGAGCATTGACTGCATGTATTGGAAATGGAAAAATTGTCCAAGTAAGTGGAAAGGTCAATATATTGGTCATACCCGTGATCCAACGATAATTTTGGAAATCATGGCGTCGTATGACCTTTGGATATGGCATGCATTTTTTGGGTTATCGGGGTCTCACAATGACATCAATGTTCTAGAGCAGTCTTCTGTATTTTCTGAGTTTGTTGAAGGGCGTGCTCCTCCGGTTAATTACTCGATAAATGGTAATGACTATTCGATGGGGTACTATCTTGCAGATGGTATATATCCATCATGGGCAACATTTGTCAAAACAATTTTAGCACCACAAGACCGTAAAAGACAACATTTTGCTTCTATACAAGAGGCGGCCAGGAAGGATgttcttgaaaaattttcaaatatgggTATTCTTTATGGCTTTATCTCTTAA